Proteins found in one Paenibacillus dendritiformis genomic segment:
- a CDS encoding extracellular solute-binding protein, which yields MPKDGKGVVKAMYFHEQSFHQKYGDGLNQFIEKENPDLILVDAEQLTALAEKGKLLPLDAVLKQERFDTAGIPFLTVDFFRQLGGGHIYALSPTYNVEAIYYNVDLSREHGIEPPLNQMTWEELFELASRFGQLGNSPTSSKSLQGNSTFEVGIVTMPVNPANPGVSPFMSFNEMFAINSNSANKRIAWELLSYMCSPEMAKTLVSGYSLRLPIRNEGIAEIGGLPAEPFTMLKPYAGGGPGRNVLERVKASPEFNAQIYQTMNQTLICIVKEDKPVDEALAAMQKELQERLELEKKKIIPEAPCLNTNAVNS from the coding sequence ATGCCAAAGGACGGCAAGGGCGTCGTCAAAGCCATGTATTTTCATGAACAGAGCTTTCATCAAAAATACGGTGATGGGCTGAACCAATTCATAGAAAAAGAAAATCCCGATCTGATCCTGGTTGATGCGGAACAGTTAACAGCGCTGGCGGAAAAGGGAAAGCTGCTGCCCTTGGATGCGGTGCTGAAGCAGGAGCGGTTCGATACGGCAGGCATTCCCTTTTTGACGGTGGATTTTTTCCGTCAGTTGGGGGGCGGCCACATTTATGCGTTGTCTCCTACTTACAATGTCGAAGCGATTTACTATAATGTGGATCTGTCCCGGGAGCATGGGATAGAGCCGCCACTCAACCAGATGACGTGGGAGGAATTGTTCGAGCTGGCTTCCCGATTCGGACAACTCGGCAATTCTCCGACTTCGTCCAAGTCGCTGCAGGGAAATTCGACATTTGAGGTAGGCATTGTCACCATGCCGGTCAATCCGGCCAACCCCGGCGTATCGCCTTTTATGTCCTTCAATGAAATGTTCGCCATCAATTCGAACTCCGCCAATAAGCGAATTGCCTGGGAACTGCTATCGTATATGTGCAGCCCGGAAATGGCCAAGACGCTGGTATCCGGCTATAGCCTCAGACTGCCAATCCGCAATGAGGGCATAGCTGAGATAGGCGGCTTGCCGGCCGAGCCGTTCACGATGCTGAAGCCTTATGCGGGGGGCGGCCCTGGCCGAAACGTACTTGAGAGGGTGAAGGCATCTCCGGAATTCAACGCGCAGATCTATCAGACGATGAACCAGACGCTGATCTGCATTGTCAAGGAGGATAAACCGGTGGATGAAGCGCTGGCCGCGATGCAGAAGGAGCTGCAGGAGAGGCTGGAATTGGAGAAGAAAAAAATAATACCAGAAGCTCCGTGTTTGAACACTAATGCTGTGAATAGTTGA
- a CDS encoding ABC transporter substrate-binding protein, with the protein MVEMYCVGIIVILLFASGCAQGKNTLLPDHPAEGEGMLKVLYYDEQSFQQKYGDFFSKKFPRVQIHVISTKTLQEDSRHEQLEIEELTRLIEQENPDLIWLQDNHIIPLADKGMLQPLDVIIEQDQFDLTGIPDNTMDYFRQKGGGILYTLSPTYTTQAIYYNADLFKAHHIDLPRNQMTWEELFSLASRFSELGTKEEPVYGLSLHVPVTMMNLLYVAQTDNLRVIDARGEKLQFDTEGWRRVFHLVAEAIKTGTLYTSGPEVTAKNLLENPFSQGRVAMTIKEPSMSSIRGSSTFEIGVVTMPINPMQPDINPFLYYPDLFAIHQRSENKRLAWEMLSYMLSPEMAKTMAQGWAVRLPTRNGDLKQVGEWSAEPFTMLKPSLHGGPSYNIVERENFSESFKNEIYGALVETLDEIVNNNRQVEEALASMQEELEVKLEQERNK; encoded by the coding sequence ATGGTTGAGATGTATTGTGTAGGCATCATCGTCATCCTGCTGTTCGCAAGCGGCTGTGCTCAGGGGAAAAATACGCTTCTTCCTGACCACCCTGCAGAAGGTGAAGGAATGTTAAAAGTGCTTTACTATGATGAACAATCCTTTCAGCAGAAGTATGGGGATTTTTTTAGCAAGAAGTTCCCTCGGGTTCAGATACATGTAATTAGCACCAAGACGCTGCAAGAAGACAGCAGGCATGAACAACTGGAGATTGAAGAGCTTACGAGGCTTATCGAACAAGAAAATCCCGATCTGATCTGGCTCCAGGATAATCATATCATCCCGCTGGCTGACAAAGGCATGCTTCAGCCGCTTGATGTCATCATCGAACAAGATCAATTCGATCTCACCGGTATTCCGGATAATACGATGGATTACTTCCGCCAGAAAGGCGGGGGAATCCTGTATACATTGTCCCCGACCTACACCACGCAAGCGATTTACTACAATGCGGATCTGTTCAAAGCACATCATATTGATCTTCCACGCAACCAGATGACTTGGGAAGAACTGTTCTCGTTGGCATCCAGGTTTAGTGAATTAGGAACGAAGGAAGAGCCTGTATATGGACTTTCTCTCCATGTTCCTGTAACGATGATGAACCTGTTGTATGTCGCTCAGACGGACAATTTGAGAGTAATCGATGCAAGAGGCGAGAAGCTGCAGTTCGATACGGAGGGATGGAGGCGAGTCTTCCATTTAGTAGCAGAGGCCATCAAGACAGGGACACTATATACGTCAGGGCCGGAGGTTACAGCCAAGAATCTGCTTGAGAATCCATTCTCCCAAGGAAGAGTGGCCATGACGATCAAGGAACCGTCGATGTCATCCATACGAGGCTCATCTACCTTCGAAATTGGAGTCGTAACGATGCCGATCAACCCCATGCAGCCGGATATCAATCCATTTCTATATTACCCGGATTTGTTCGCCATTCATCAGCGCAGCGAAAATAAGCGGTTGGCTTGGGAGATGTTGTCGTACATGCTTAGCCCAGAAATGGCCAAGACGATGGCGCAAGGGTGGGCAGTGCGTTTACCTACCCGCAACGGTGATCTAAAGCAAGTCGGCGAGTGGAGCGCTGAACCATTTACGATGCTTAAACCGTCCTTGCACGGAGGCCCGAGCTATAACATTGTAGAGCGAGAGAACTTTTCCGAGTCATTTAAAAATGAAATATACGGTGCGCTTGTGGAGACGTTAGATGAAATCGTTAATAATAATAGGCAAGTGGAAGAAGCTCTGGCTAGTATGCAAGAAGAGCTTGAAGTCAAGTTAGAGCAGGAAAGAAATAAATAG